TTTCGAACCATGTACTGGCTCGCGATTGGAGTGACTATCGGCGTGGGAGTGGGCGCTATTCCTGGCCTCACGGCCTCGACGGGCGTCGCATTAATGCTGCCCCTTCCTTTCGCGATGGATACTGACTCTTCCCTGGGTCTTTTAATCGGTCTTTATAAAGGAGCCGTTTACGGGGGGTCCTTATCTGCAATCAGCTTCGCTACACCTGGCA
This Nitrospinaceae bacterium DNA region includes the following protein-coding sequences:
- a CDS encoding tripartite tricarboxylate transporter permease translates to MDVFQVDPFFDALELVFTFRTMYWLAIGVTIGVGVGAIPGLTASTGVALMLPLPFAMDTDSSLGLLIGLYKGAVYGGSLSAISFATPGTPEAAATVYDGFKLMRRGKGKKAILMALYASVTADTLSDVITIVIAPF